A stretch of Macadamia integrifolia cultivar HAES 741 chromosome 7, SCU_Mint_v3, whole genome shotgun sequence DNA encodes these proteins:
- the LOC122083540 gene encoding probable carboxylesterase 17, translating into MNDQKEKKVVEEVACWLKLFDDGSVDRTWSGPPEAEFMAKPVLPHEEFIDGVSVHDVTIDTKSGLGARLYIPERNPYDEEKLPIFVHFHGGGFCISEPELFMYYHMYTRLVRSARAVCVSVKLRLAPEHRLPAACEDGHSVLLWLQAVALAKLNESWLKANGDFGRVFLIGDSSGGNLVHTVAGRAGFDDLKPIQLAGGILIHPGFVRAERSKSELEKKSDSPFLTLEMVDKFLALALPIGSTKDHPITYPMGPAAPPLAGLKLPPFLVVLAENDLILDTEMEYCEAMKKAGKDVEVLVNPGVGHSFYLNKIAVDIDAHTASETKRLITEITNFIKRH; encoded by the coding sequence ATGAACgatcagaaggagaagaaggtggTAGAGGAGGTAGCTTGCTGGCTCAAGCTCTTCGACGACGGCTCAGTCGACCGGACCTGGTCTGGACCACCTGAGGCTGAGTTCATGGCAAAACCGGTGTTACCTCATGAAGAATTCATCGATGGGGTTTCGGTTCACGACGTTACAATTGACACGAAATCGGGTCTCGGCGCACGCCTTTACATACCGGAGAGAAATCCCTACGACGAGGAGAAGCTTCCCATCTTTGTCCATTTCCATGGTGGTGGGTTTTGTATAAGTGAACCGGAGTTGTTCATGTACTATCATATGTACACAAGGCTGGTTCGCTCGGCACGAGCTGTTTGTGTCTCTGTGAAGCTACGGCTCGCTCCAGAGCACCGGCTCCCTGCAGCTTGTGAGGATGGCCATTCTGTTCTCCTATGGCTTCAAGCTGTGGCTCTAGCCAAATTGAATGAGTCATGGCTTAAAGCCAACGGAGACTTCGGACGTGTCTTCCTTATTGGGGATAGCTCAGGGGGAAATCTCGTCCATACTGTGGCTGGTCGGGCAGGGTTTGATGATTTAAAACCGATCCAATTAGCAGGGGGGATACTGATTCACCCCGGTTTTGTCCGAGCTGAACGTAGCAAGTCCGAGTTGGAGAAAAAATCTGACTCACCCTTCTTAACACTGGAGATGGTTGATAAATTTTTGGCCTTAGCATTGCCTATTGGCTCCACAAAGGATCATCCAATCACCTACCCCATGGGACCGGCGGCACCACCTCTGGCCGGGCTGAAACTGCCACCGTTCTTGGTGGTACTCGCCGAGAATGACTTGATTTTGGACACCGAGATGGAGTATTGTGAAGCAATGAAGAAGGCAGGGAAGGATGTAGAGGTGCTGGTTAACCCTGGGGTTGGTCACTCCTTCTACCTCAACAAGATCGCCGTCGACATAGACGCTCACACAGCTTCAGAGACCAAGCGACTTATCACTGAAATCACCAACTTCATCAAGAGGCATTAA
- the LOC122085255 gene encoding polygalacturonase non-catalytic subunit AroGP2-like: MRHPILLLGLLIVAYYSGSQAENAFLQYWEEHIGLPHPPHWLAAKASPLSIHQTTMFGKLIEKNELASHLQLFCKEANVACSKNLLLKKTIDDTTLPPIAQWNDAKMKYDLPNEASISVASQGGLPYFRESMVKEGGFIPIPDLRDPISYKSFLPRSLASKIPFSFTQIKEFKKIFGVVDESNMDEYIQDTLEICKKRPIRGEQCTCVTSAEDLIDFVVEKLGHHVCVWSTESVEGSYENVTIGDVKLIYGNLSKPPTLCHSQPFPFQVYYCHVLPKVKLYVVEIHARKNVNHVIMACHYDTSTWNPNHLAFKLLGFGPGLIEVCHWINENGVVWTKTQR, translated from the exons ATGAGGCATCCCATTCTGTTGCTTGGACTTCTGATAGTAGCATACTATAgt GGTTCTCAAGCTGAAAATGCCTTCTTACAGTACTGGGAAGAGCATATTGGTCTTCCACACCCTCCACATTGGTTAGCTGCAAAGGCTTCTCCATTAAGCATCCATCAAACAACAATGTTTGGGAAActtatagaaaaaaatgaattggCTTCCCACCTGCAATTGTTTTGTAAAGAAGCTAATGTAGCTTGTTCTAAAAACTTACTCTTGAAGAAGACAATTGATGACACAACCTTACCACCAATAGCTCAGTGGAATGATGCGAAAATGAAATATGATCTTCCAAATGAAGCATCCATATCGGTTGCTAGCCAAGGAGGATTGCCATATTTCCGAGAATCAATGGTGAAAGAGGGAGGTTTCATACCTATCCCTGATCTAAGGGATCCAATATCATATAAATCATTCTTGCCGCGATCTTTGGcatcaaaaatcccattttccttcaCCCAGATTAAGGAATTCAAGAAGATTTTTGGTGTAGTGGACGAATCAAATATGGATGAGTATATTCAAGATACCCTTGAGATATGTAAGAAGAGACCCATTCGAGGTGAACAATGCACCTGTGTGACTTCCGCAGAGGATCTCATCGATTTCGTTGTTGAGAAATTAGGGCACCATGTATGTGTATGGAGTACTGAGAGTGTAGAAGGATCTtatgagaatgtcacaattggaGATGTGAAACTCATCTATGGTAACCTCTCCAAACCACCAACCTTATGTCATAGTCAGCCATttccatttcaagtctattATTGCCATGTTCTACCAAAAGTAAAACTTTATGTAGTTGAAATACATGCTCGGAAGAATGTCAACCATGTGATCATGGCATGCCACTATGACACATCAACATGGAATCCAAACCATCTTGCTTTTAAGCTATTAGGTTTTGGCCCAGGTCTAATTGAAGTTTGTCATTGGATAAATGAGAATGGAGTGGTCTGGACAAAGACCCAACGTTGA
- the LOC122083922 gene encoding LOW QUALITY PROTEIN: cytochrome P450 94B3 (The sequence of the model RefSeq protein was modified relative to this genomic sequence to represent the inferred CDS: inserted 2 bases in 1 codon) has product MDLFSLQSLFIFLLFSLRLYLYFKPTTKKTGFTSYPFVGTLPEFLQNRHRFLEWTTQVLSHTPTNTAVFRRPGKVHGIITANPLNVEHMLKTNFDNYPKGDRFISLLEDFLGRGIFNSDDDLWKLQRKTASFEFNTKSLRNFVMDIIKEENQSRLIPQLIRAAEFDQILDMQDVLERFAFDNVCKLAFNTDPGCLGGDATAGKEFMQAFEDAATLSAGRFMYALPHLWRLKKILNLGSEKKLKESISTVHSFADKIIRXQMEDKQDSADLLSRFMGNESPEFNDSKSAEFLRDIVISFILAGRDTTSSALSWLFWLLASREDVKRNILEELKAIRTRNGKDIGDTYSFDELRQMQYLHAVISEAMRLYPPVAIDTKVSLKDDVLPDGTFVAKDWFISYNTYAMGRMESIWGKDCMKFKPERWLENGMCRQESPFRFPVFHAGPRICLGRDMAFIQMKSIAAVVLERFEMNVLDKDTCPGYVLSLTLRMKGGLRVKVRERSVDVI; this is encoded by the exons atggATCTCTTCTCTCTACAGTccctcttcatcttcctcctcttctccctccGCCTCTATCTCtacttcaaacccacaaccaaAAAAACAGGATTCACCTCCTACCCTTTCGTCGGAACCCTACCAGAATTCCTCCAAAACCGCCACCGCTTTCTCGAATGGACGACCCAAGTCCTCAGCCACACCCCCACCAACACCGCCGTATTCCGCCGCCCCGGAAAAGTTCACGGCATCATCACAGCCAACCCTCTCAACGTCGAACACATGCTCAAAACCAACTTCGACAATTACCCAAAAGGCGATCGCTTCATCTCTCTCTTAGAAGACTTCCTCGGCCGTGGCATCTTCAACTCCGATGACGATCTCTGGAAGTTACAGAGAAAGACGGCGAGCTTCGAATTCAATACAAAATCGCTCCGTAACTTCGTCATGGATATcatcaaagaagaaaaccagAGTAGATTGATTCCACAATTGATAAGAGCTGCTGAGTTCGATCAAATTCTGGATATGCAAGATGTGTTAGAGAGATTCGCGTTTGATAACGTCTGTAAGCTTGCTTTCAACACCGACCCTGGTTGTCTCGGCGGCGACGCCACCGCCGGAAAAGAATTCATGCAAGCCTTTGAGGATGCTGCCACGCTCAGCGCCGGCAGGTTCATGTATGCCCTACCTCATCTTTGGAGACTAAAGAAAATCCTCAATTTGGGATCAGAGAAAAAGTTAAAAGAATCCATCTCAACCGTCCATAGCTTCGCTGATAAGATCATACG TCAGATGGAGGATAAGCAAGACTCTGCTGACCTACTTTCACGTTTCATGGGAAACGAGTCCCCCGAGTTTAACGATTCCAAATCGGCCGAGTTTTTACGTGATATCGTCATAAGCTTCATACTTGCTGGACGAGACACCACGTCATCAGCCCTCTCGTGGTTATTCTGGCTCCTGGCGTCACGAGAAGACGTGAAGCGTAACATTCTTGAAGAGCTGAAAGCGATACGGACACGTAACGGGAAAGATATCGGTGATACGTACAGCTTCGATGAGTTACGACAGATGCAGTATCTGCACGCGGTGATTTCAGAGGCGATGAGGCTTTATCCTCCGGTGGCTATCGACACGAAGGTGTCCCTGAAAGATGACGTTTTACCGGATGGTACATTTGTTGCGAAAGATTGGTTCATATCGTATAATACGTATGCGATGGGGAGGATGGAGAGTATATGGGGGAAGGATTGTATGAAGTTTAAGCCGGAAAGGTGGTTGGAGAACGGTATGTGTCGGCAAGAAAGTCCGTTTCGGTTTCCGGTGTTTCATGCCGGGCCCAGAATTTGTTTGGGAAGGGATATGGCGTTTATACAGATGAAATCGATTGCTGCAGTGGTGCTGGAGAGATTCGAGATGAACGTGCTTGATAAAGACACATGTCCTGGTTATGTGTTGTCTTTGACGCTGAGGATGAAAGGAGGGTTGCGGGTTAAAGTTAGGGAGAGATCTGTGGACGTTATTTGA
- the LOC122085078 gene encoding ABC transporter C family member 3-like has product MKEEKIANMIGLEETKNDMNISIFFSQSSTIIFLHGFSASAHLILLLALSHFWACKRHKPTHENPKLMLKNAYFLYYWTALISSMCLSFCHLLLCVLNYFSGYRHGWPNPSLFVQLDFALRTLTWFVIPAYLHIQFSHSSDRKFPIILRIWWAFFFLMSCFYLAIHLGFYLKHSSLPFMLWVSDAMSIISSLFFCYVGLFGMGREDERFHLLEPLLKESYSRTNNDSGQVVTPYANANLFSIFTFSWIGPLLTLGYKKALDFEDVPQLANYDSANVVFTRFRNKLESDNNGIQLSTLKLMKSLVLSMWTEILWTALFSIVCTLASYTGPYLIVAFIQYLNTTHQVKFKGYALVFIFFLSKLIKSLSERHLFFQLRKMAIKVRAALFSILHKKCLKLSSQSKQGHTSGENVNLMSVDVERTGRFSWYLHDIWRVPLQVVLALLILYKNLGLASLVAFAATIILMLTNIPLGKLQEKFQGKLMDSKDRRMKVTSEALRNMKILKLQGWEMKFLAKIIELRKFETRWLKKLLYTSAMTIFIFYSSPMFVSMVTFGSCVLMRIPLESAKILSALATFEILQEPIYSLPDLISMVVQTKVSLDRIASFLCLDDLHPNIVENLPRDSSKVAIEIVNGNFSWNLHSPDPTLKDLNFRVYCGMRVAVCGSVGSGKSSLLSCILGEVPKLSGTIKLNGTKAYVAQSPWIQSGKIVDNILFGKVMDNERYEMILEACSLKKDLELYAFKDHTIIGERGVNLSGGQKQRIQIARALYHNADIYLLDDPFSAVDTHTGNHLFKECLLGILGSKTVIYVTHQVEFLSSADLILVLKEGRITQAGTYKEILRSGTDFMELVGAHEKALADLNSVKDEATLDNLINGSKEDDNMIYQEKSTQDDKEREPENYKSEKVVEPKGQLVQEEKREKGAIGISVYWKYVTATYKGAFVPLILLAQIIFQFFRIVSSYWMVLATPISEDVKSHIKGSTLIFVYVVLFLGSSLCVLIRSVLIVTTGYKTATLLFNKMHLCIFRAPQQFFDSTPSGRILNRVSIDQSTVDTSIPHHTEELLISVIGFLGTVVVISQVAWKMLLVFIPMTVACIWYQQYYILTARELSRLVGVCQAPIIQHFAESSLGSTTIRCFDREEWFIDTNLKLVDGYCRPIFHFSGAMEWLCFRMDILASITYAISLVFLISMPKGALSPGVVGLALTYGLGFNMHGVIWDLCSLENKIISIERILQYADIPNEPPLLVEENRPNRKWPSQGKIDIFSLQVRYAPHLPLVLRDFTCTFPGGMKIGIVGRTGSGKSTLVQALFRMIEPTTGQIWIDGINISEIGLHDLRSRLSIIPQEPTMFEGTLRSNLDPLEEYTDEQIWEALDRCQLGDEVRKKKGKLDSIVIENGENWSMGQKQLLCLGRLLLKKSKVLVLDEATASIDTATDYLIQQTLRQHFSSSTVITIAHRITSILDIDMVLLLDNGIIVEYDTPAKLLENKSSSFAKLVKEYTRRCSF; this is encoded by the exons atgaaagaagagaaaattgcaaACATGATTGGTCTTGAAGAAACAAAGAATGACATGAATATCTCGATATTTTTCTCACAATCTTCTACAATCATTTTCTTGCATGGATTTTCTGCTTCCGCCCATCTAATTTTATTATTAGCTTTATCTCATTTTTGGGCTTGCAAGAGACACAAGCCtacccatgaaaatccaaaattaatGTTGAAGAATGCATACTTCTTATACTATTGGACAGCCCTTATATCTAGCATGTGTTTATCCTTTTGTCATCTTCTCCTATGTGTGTTAAACTACTTCTCTGGGTATAGACATGGTTGGCCTAATCCAAGCCTTTTTGTCCAATTGGATTTTGCATTGAGAACATTGACTTGGTTTGTGATCCCTGCTTACTTGCACATTCAGTTTTCCCATTCAAGTGACCGCAAGTTCCCCATTATATTGAGGATTTGGTGGGCATTTTTCTTCCTAATGTCTTGTTTCTATCTTGCTATACATCTTGGTTTCTATTTGAAACATTCGTCCTTACCATTCATGCTATGGGTCTCCGATGCTATGTCCATTATTTCCAGTTTATTCTTTTGTTATGTTGGGTTGTTTGGCATGGGGAGAGAAGATGAACGTTTCCATCTCTTGGAGCCTCTTTTGAAAGAAAGTTATAGTCGAACCAACAATGACAGCGGACAAGTTGTAACTCCTTATGCAAATGCCAATCTTTTCAGTATTTTTACTTTCTCTTGGATTGGGCCTTTGCTTACACTTGGGTATAAAAAAGCGTTGGACTTTGAAGATGTTCCTCAGCTTGCCAATTATGATAGTGCCAATGTGGTCTTTACTCGTTTTAGAAATAAACTTGAATCTGATAATAATGGTATTCAGCTAAGCACGCTCAAACTGATGAAGTCATTGGTTCTCTCAATGTGGACAGAAATTCTATGGACGGCTTTATTCTCCATTGTATGTACATTAGCTTCTTATACTGGACCATATCTTATTGTTGCCTTTATTCAGTATCTCAATACCACTCACCAAGTAAAATTTAAAGGCTATGCGCTagtgttcattttctttctttcaaagctCATAAAATCCTTATCAGAGAGACACTTGTTCTTTCAATTACGAAAGATGGCAATCAAAGTCCGTGCAGCCTTATTCTCTATACTCCATAAGAAGTGTCTCAAGCTTTCAAGCCAATCAAAACAAGGCCACACTAGTGGGGAGAATGTGAATTTGATGAGTGTTGACGTTGAGAGGACTGGCCGTTTTAGTTGGTACTTACATGATATATGGAGAGTGCCTCTTCAAGTAGTTCTAGCATTATTGATCTTGTACAAGAACCTTGGGCTTGCTTCACTTGTAGCTTTTGCTGCCACAATAATTTTGATGTTAACAAATATTCCTTTAGGAAAACTACAAGAGAAATTTCAAGGAAAATTGATGGATTCAAAGGATCGAAGGATGAAAGTAACATCTGAGGCTCTGAGGAATAtgaagattctcaagctccaaGGCTGGGAAATGAAGTTCTTGGCTAAGATAATTGAGCTCAGAAAGTTTGAAACAAGATGGTTAAAAAAGTTACTTTATACATCAGCTATGACTATCTTTATCTTCTATTCTTCTCCAATGTTTGTATccatggttacttttgggtCTTGTGTGCTTATGAGAATTCCATTAGAGTCGGCAAAGATTCTATCTGCACTTGCAACATTTGAGATATTGCAAGAGCCCATTTATAGTCTCCCAGATTTAATCTCCATGGTAGTTCAAACTAAAGTTTCCCTCGACAGGATAGCTTCATTCCTTTGTCTCGATGATCTTCATCCTAATATAGTGGAAAATCTTCCAAGAGATAGTTCCAAGGTAGCAATTGAGATAGTCAATGGGAATTTCTCTTGGAACCTTCATTCTCCTGATCCCACATTGAAAGATCTTAATTTTCGAGTGTATTGTGGTATGAGAGTGGCTGTTTGTGGTTCTGTTGGATCAGGTAAATCAAGCCTACTTTCATGCATATTGGGGGAAGTGCCAAAGCTGTCTGGAACTATTAAGTTGAATGGGACGAAGGCCTATGTTGCACAATCACCTTGGATACAAAGTGGCAAGATAGTAGACAATATATTGTTTGGTAAGGTGATGGACAATGAACGGTATGAGATGATCCTTGAAGCATGTTCATTAAAGAAAGACTTAGAATTGTATGCCTTTAAGGACCATACTATCATAGGGGAAAGGGGAGTCAACCTAAGTGGTGGGCAAAAGCAAAGAATTCAAATTGCACGTGCTTTGTACCATAATGCTGATATTTATCTGCTTGATGATCCTTTTAGTGCTGTGGATACTCACACAGGAAATCATCTATTTAAG GAGTGTTTGCTAGGAATTTTGGGTTCAAAAACAGTAATCTATGTAACCCACCAAGTAGAGTTTTTATCTTCTGCTGATCTAATACTG GTTCTCAAGGAGGGAAGGATTACTCAAGCAGGAACGTATAAAGAAATTCTTAGATCAGGTACTGACTTTATGGAATTAGTGGGTGCACATGAGAAAGCTTTGGCAGACCTTAATTCTGTTAAAGATGAAGCTACTTTGGATAATTTAATCAATGGTAGTAAGGAAGATGATAATATGATATATCAAGAGAAGTCTACTCAAGATGATAAGGAAAGAGAGCCTGAAAACTACAAATCAGAAAAAGTAGTTGAGCCAAAAGGGCAActtgtccaagaagaaaagagagaaaagggtgcAATTGGTATTTCAGTTTACTGGAAGTATGTTACCGCAACATATAAAGGGGCTTTTGTACCATTAATATTGTTAGCACAGATAATTTTCCAGTTTTTCCGTATAGTCAGTAGTTACTGGATGGTGTTGGCAACTCCCATTTCAGAGGATGTGAAATCTCATATTAAAGGATCCActcttatttttgtttatgttgTTTTATTCCTTGGAAGCTCTCTTTGTGTGCTTATAAGGTCTGTGCTCATTGTAACTACTGGATACAAGACAGCCACTCTTCTCTTCAACAAAATGCACCTATGCATTTTTCGTGCTCCCCAGCAATTTTTTGACTCTACTCCTAGTGGAAGGATTTTAAATCGG GTATCCATAGATCAAAGTACAGTTGATACATCTATACCACACCATACTGAAGAACTTCTTATCTCAGTAATTGGATTTTTAGGAACTGTTGTTGTAATTTCACAGGTTGCATGGAAAATGTTATTAGTTTTTATTCCGATGACTGTGGCATGCATATGGTATCAG CAATATTACATATTGACAGCACGAGAACTATCACGACTGGTTGGAGTATGTCAAGCTCCAATTATACAACATTTTGCTGAATCTAGCTTAGGTTCAACCACAATTAGATGCTTCGATCGAGAAGAATGGTTTATAGATACAAACCTTAAGCTGGTGGATGGGTATTGCCGACccatatttcatttctctgGTGCAATGGAGTGGTTATGCTTCCGTATGGATATATTGGCATCCATCACATATGCTATCTCTTTGGTTTTCTTGATATCAATGCCAAAGGGAGCACTTAGTCCTG gCGTGGTGGGTTTAGCACTCACATATGGGCTTGGTTTCAATATGCATGGAGTCATATGGGATCTTTGTAGTCTTGAGAATAAAATCATATCCATCGAGAGAATACTACAATATGCCGACATCCCTAATGAACCCCCTTTGTTGGTAGAAGAAAATAGGCCAAATCGTAAATGGCCATCACAAggaaaaattgatatttttagTCTACAG GTTCGGTAtgccccacaccttcctcttgtcTTACGAGATTTCACATGCACTTTCCCCGGAGGGATGAAGATTGGCATCGTTGGACGAACAGGAAGTGGTAAATCAACGCTTGTACAAGCTCTCTTCCGCATGATTGAACCCACAACTGGTCAAATTTGGATAGATGGTATCAACATCTCTGAGATTGGCCTTCATGATTTGCGATCAAGATTGAGTATCATACCACAAGAGCCAACAATGTTTGAGGGGACTTTAAGAAGCAATCTTGACCCTCTTGAGGAATACACTGATGAACAAATCTGGGAG GCTTTAGATAGATGCCAACTTGGTGATgaagttagaaagaagaaagggaagctCGATTCTATAG TGATTGAAAATGGAGAGAATTGGAGCATGGGTCAAAAGCAACTACTTTGTTTAGGGAGGTTATTACTCAAAAAGAGCAAAGTGTTAGTACTCGATGAAGCTACTGCATCAATAGATACTGCAACTGACTATTTAATTCAACAAACGCTTAGGCAACACTTCTCAAGTTCTACTGTCATCACAATCGCACATAGGATAACATCAATTCTTGATATCGATATGGTCCTCCTTCTCGATAATG GAATTATAGTAGAATATGATACCCCAGCCAAATTGCTAGAGAATAAGTCATCATCATTTGCAAAACTTGTTAAGGAGTATACTCGAAGATGTAGTTTCTAG